From Phaeocystidibacter marisrubri, the proteins below share one genomic window:
- a CDS encoding ABC-F family ATP-binding cassette domain-containing protein, giving the protein MITVNNVSLQFGKRVLFDEVNIKFHGENCYGIIGANGAGKSTFLKILSGEVTPNSGGVSLEPGKRMAFLKQDHNEYNDCRAIDTVMMGHQRLWQIMQEKDAIYAKPDFSEEDGIKASELENEFAEMDGWNAEPDAAALLSGLGIGEEDHFRNLADLDGSQRVRILLAQALFGNPDVLILDEPTNDLDIRTIGWLENYLLDFKNTVIVVSHDRHFLDTVCTQIADIDFGKINLFTGNYTFWYESSQLALRQRSAANKKAEQKKKELQEFISRFSANASKSKQATSRKKLLDKINLDDIKPSSRRYPAIIFEQEREAGNQILDVENLTKTVDGQPLFSNFDLKVNKGDKIAFIADNGLAITSFFRILMDEIKADSGEVSFGQTITKAYLPNENEEYFKGKENLVDWLRQFSEEKDEVFIRGFLGKMLFSGEEVFKNVSVLSGGEKVRCMTSRMMMAKGNLLILDEPTNHLDLESIQAFNNALRDFPGTVLFTSHDHTFVQTVANRVVRLSPDSFVDKLMSFDEFLEMEEKQAK; this is encoded by the coding sequence GTGATTACAGTAAACAATGTGAGCCTCCAATTTGGGAAGCGCGTTCTTTTTGACGAAGTAAACATCAAGTTCCACGGTGAAAACTGTTACGGAATCATCGGTGCCAATGGCGCTGGAAAGTCTACTTTTCTAAAAATCCTTTCAGGTGAAGTCACTCCTAACTCAGGAGGTGTAAGTCTTGAACCTGGAAAGCGTATGGCTTTCTTGAAGCAGGATCACAACGAGTACAACGACTGTAGAGCCATTGATACAGTAATGATGGGCCACCAACGTTTGTGGCAAATCATGCAGGAGAAGGATGCCATTTATGCAAAACCTGATTTCTCTGAAGAAGACGGTATTAAAGCGTCTGAATTGGAGAATGAGTTCGCTGAAATGGACGGTTGGAATGCAGAGCCAGATGCGGCTGCCCTTCTCTCCGGCCTGGGCATTGGAGAAGAGGATCACTTTAGAAATCTTGCTGATCTCGATGGTTCACAACGTGTACGCATCCTCCTCGCTCAAGCGCTATTTGGCAATCCTGATGTTCTGATTCTGGATGAGCCTACTAACGACCTGGACATCAGAACTATTGGATGGTTAGAGAATTATCTACTCGACTTTAAAAACACGGTGATTGTTGTATCACACGACCGTCACTTCCTCGATACCGTTTGTACTCAGATTGCTGATATCGACTTCGGTAAAATCAACTTGTTTACGGGTAACTATACTTTCTGGTACGAATCAAGTCAGCTTGCTCTTCGTCAGCGTTCGGCTGCCAACAAAAAGGCCGAACAAAAGAAGAAAGAACTTCAAGAATTCATTTCTCGATTTAGTGCAAACGCTTCTAAGTCAAAGCAAGCCACCTCTCGTAAGAAGTTGCTCGACAAGATTAACTTGGATGACATCAAGCCTTCTTCTCGTCGCTATCCGGCAATTATCTTTGAACAAGAGCGCGAAGCTGGAAACCAAATTTTGGACGTTGAAAACCTGACTAAGACGGTAGATGGTCAGCCACTCTTCTCAAACTTTGATTTGAAGGTAAATAAGGGAGATAAAATTGCTTTCATTGCCGACAACGGTCTAGCCATCACTTCATTCTTCCGAATCTTGATGGATGAAATAAAAGCGGATTCAGGTGAGGTTAGCTTCGGACAGACAATCACCAAGGCTTACCTACCCAACGAGAATGAGGAATATTTCAAAGGGAAAGAGAATTTGGTAGATTGGCTTCGTCAGTTTTCTGAAGAGAAAGATGAAGTATTTATCAGAGGCTTCTTGGGTAAAATGCTGTTTTCAGGAGAAGAGGTATTCAAGAATGTCAGCGTCCTATCCGGGGGCGAAAAAGTTCGTTGTATGACTTCTAGAATGATGATGGCTAAAGGTAACCTCTTGATTCTCGATGAACCAACAAACCACTTGGACCTCGAATCTATTCAAGCCTTCAACAACGCCTTGCGTGATTTCCCTGGAACGGTATTGTTTACATCGCATGACCACACTTTCGTGCAAACCGTTGCGAATCGCGTGGTTCGCTTGTCGCCAGATTCATTCGTTGACAAATTGATGAGCTTTGATGAATTCCTTGAAATGGAGGAAAAGCAAGCGAAATAA
- a CDS encoding pirin family protein: MKTVLHKSTDRGYANHGWLDTHHTFSFGNWYNPNQMHFGALRVLNDDIVSPENGFGQHPHADMEIISIPLKGALTHRDTMGHAQAINTGDVQVMSAGTGLQHSEFNESKTDEVNFLQLWIFPEKRGVEPRYDQKTFDVSERKGMWQRIVQPKDAEGSGLWVHQNAYMYLIDLKSGDSTEYQLNSEGNGVYFFVIEGALNVADQHLDKRDGLGVWESSKVSLSATSESTVLAIEVPMELPQY, encoded by the coding sequence ATGAAAACGGTACTACATAAATCTACAGACAGGGGATATGCTAATCACGGTTGGTTAGACACCCACCACACTTTTAGTTTTGGGAATTGGTACAATCCTAATCAGATGCACTTTGGTGCATTGCGTGTGCTAAACGACGATATTGTGAGTCCCGAAAACGGATTCGGACAGCATCCACATGCCGACATGGAAATTATTTCCATTCCACTTAAGGGAGCTCTGACGCATCGAGATACCATGGGGCATGCACAGGCAATTAATACAGGAGATGTGCAGGTGATGTCTGCGGGCACAGGGTTACAACACTCTGAATTCAACGAGAGTAAAACCGATGAAGTGAATTTTCTTCAGCTTTGGATTTTCCCTGAGAAGCGCGGTGTAGAACCTCGTTATGATCAAAAAACCTTTGATGTTAGTGAGAGAAAGGGCATGTGGCAACGCATTGTTCAGCCAAAGGATGCAGAGGGCTCAGGACTATGGGTTCATCAGAACGCCTACATGTACTTGATAGATCTGAAGAGTGGTGATTCTACAGAATACCAACTCAACAGTGAGGGAAACGGGGTTTACTTCTTTGTGATTGAGGGAGCGCTCAACGTAGCCGATCAACATCTTGACAAAAGAGATGGACTTGGTGTGTGGGAATCGAGCAAAGTGAGTTTATCCGCCACTAGTGAATCTACGGTACTGGCTATTGAAGTTCCAATGGAACTACCGCAATACTAA
- a CDS encoding tetratricopeptide repeat protein gives MVSKARLVVFATLMSGGALLAQESTMVSSAILALKRPDLISAKDYIDQADSVIATKSVDDIRESTMQKFLFHRGLIYETLNQESASVEYIHEALENYTALIAYDKKVDDDDYMEEAQSGIASSVVALSALADDAYFSKQDAEQAYNLHSEVIKYKTDYLGKTDTVTVYTMARIATELEKYENALKHYNFLIDNDYRGRVWQAYYNGSENRMNMPDKYTMDMLIQQGKASDPVLSPDINYTLWWQSAKLTHDLGDTAKAMEIISKGLEMHPGNASLQNLQLQFMLETGDYESALSKFEAALESDPTNTLYLYNIGYIYQTKKNDTEKALEFYNRALEVDSTNSASAYMAGYIFIDRTNAISEKMNSLNRNQTSEFNRLDAERDEIYKEALNYFLIAYEADPNDLSTVKALREVYFKLGNVEKVGEFTQKVKALESAE, from the coding sequence ATGGTATCTAAAGCACGTTTAGTTGTCTTCGCGACGTTGATGAGTGGAGGAGCATTGCTGGCCCAGGAATCAACAATGGTATCCAGTGCAATTCTTGCATTGAAGCGTCCTGACTTGATTTCAGCTAAAGATTACATTGATCAAGCCGATTCAGTGATCGCAACAAAATCCGTTGACGACATCCGTGAATCAACGATGCAGAAATTCTTGTTTCACAGAGGTTTGATTTATGAAACATTGAATCAAGAATCAGCGTCCGTTGAGTATATCCATGAAGCGCTCGAGAATTACACTGCGCTTATCGCCTATGATAAGAAAGTGGACGATGACGACTACATGGAGGAAGCGCAAAGTGGTATTGCATCTTCCGTAGTTGCACTTTCTGCTCTAGCAGACGACGCATACTTCAGCAAACAGGATGCAGAACAAGCTTACAATCTTCATTCTGAAGTGATTAAGTACAAAACAGATTATTTGGGTAAAACGGATACGGTAACGGTTTACACCATGGCGCGTATCGCTACTGAATTGGAGAAGTATGAGAATGCGTTGAAGCACTATAACTTCTTGATTGACAATGATTACAGAGGTAGAGTATGGCAAGCATATTACAACGGAAGTGAAAACCGTATGAATATGCCGGATAAGTACACTATGGACATGCTCATTCAGCAAGGAAAGGCAAGTGATCCAGTTCTTTCTCCAGATATTAATTACACACTTTGGTGGCAGTCAGCTAAACTCACTCATGATTTAGGAGACACGGCAAAGGCAATGGAAATTATTTCTAAGGGATTGGAGATGCATCCAGGAAACGCTAGTCTCCAGAATCTTCAACTTCAGTTTATGTTGGAAACGGGCGACTATGAAAGTGCACTTTCTAAGTTCGAAGCGGCGCTAGAGTCGGACCCAACTAATACTTTGTACTTGTATAACATCGGTTATATCTACCAGACAAAGAAGAACGATACGGAAAAAGCACTTGAGTTCTACAATAGAGCATTGGAAGTAGATTCAACCAATTCAGCTTCAGCGTATATGGCGGGTTATATCTTCATTGATAGAACGAATGCGATTTCAGAGAAGATGAATAGTTTGAATAGAAACCAAACTTCTGAATTCAATCGTTTAGATGCTGAGCGTGATGAAATCTATAAAGAAGCTCTTAATTATTTCTTGATCGCTTACGAAGCAGATCCAAATGACTTGAGTACGGTTAAAGCTCTTCGTGAGGTGTACTTCAAGTTGGGGAATGTTGAGAAAGTAGGTGAGTTCACTCAGAAAGTAAAAGCACTTGAATCTGCTGAATAA